The Paenibacillus wynnii DNA window ACAACCTCTCTTTTACAATGCCATCACTTTCTAGTGACGCAGGGCTTCCTACAGCATCGGTTTCTATGACCATCGGACAAAAATCTATAATGGTGAGCGGCACGAAGAAAGCAATTGAAGTGGCTCCTATCATGATGAATGGCACTACTTACGTACCTATAAAATATGTGTTGGATGCCTTTGGTGGAAGTGCTTCCTGGGATGCTGTCACCAAGAAAATAATGATTCTGCGTGGTTCCAAGGTGCTTGATCTAACTTTGGGCAAGAAAGATTTCCTGCTAAACGGCATGCGGAAAAGTGCTGAAGTAGCACCTTTATTAATGCAAGGTAGGACTTTAGTGCCACTTCGATTAGTCTCGGAACAGCTAGGATTGAACGTAAAATGGGAACAAAAAACTAAGACCGTAACTATCGAATCATGATATGTTAATATAAAGGCAAGCCTTTAATTAGATTGGATAGAAATGAGGCAATCATCCGTGGAATTTCAAGCTGATGCGATTGATCGCGTCATAAAAAACACCATAGAGGTAATGGAGAGCAGCAAATATCAGATTTTTGAAATTTTGCAGGTCGCTCGTGATGAGCTTGCTGCGCTTACCAGGGAACTGAAGCGGGTGATGGAAGAAACGGAAGAAACATTGAAAAAGGTAGACAAACTGGAGCTTAATTATCATCGCTCCCGGATTCGGCTGACGGAAGTTAGCCGTGATTTTGTCCGCTATTCCGAAAAGGATATTCGAATTGCTTATGAAAAAGCGACAGAACTTCAACTGGAGTTGATGATGACCCGAGAGAGGGAAGCGTATCTCCGTAGTCGGCGGGATGAACTGCAAATGCGTGTACGCAGTGTGGAAAACTCCGTGGAGCGTGCAGAATCTATAGGGTCACAAATGAGTGTAGTCGTGGAATATTTGTCTGGAGAATTGGGACAAGTGACCCGTATTGTCGAATCCGCAAAGAACAGACAGATGATTGGACTAAAAATTATTCTGGCTCAGGAAGAGGAACGTAAGCGAATCGCCCGGGAAATTCACGATGGTCCCGCCCAAATGCTCGCAAATCTAGTCCTTAGGACGGAAATTGTGGAAAGAATGCTGTTAAAGCAGGAATTTGGACTAGTGCAGCACGAAATAGTAGATTTGAAGGGTCAGGTTCGTTTCAGCCTCGAAGAAATGCGCAAGGTTATTTTTAATTTGCGTCCAATGGCTCTCGACGACTTGGGACTAATTCCGACATTGCGAAAGTATGTGCATGACTATGAAGACAAGACAAAGATTCGGACCGCTTTTGAGACAAGAGGTAAGGAGCATCGGCTCTCATCAGCGATGGAGGCTGCCGTATTCCGCCTAGTCCAAGAAGCATTGTCTAACGCAGCGAAACATGCGTACCCTAGTTATGTGTTAGTAGAGATTACATTTCAAGCACAGTTAATCAAAATCGTTGTCAAGGATAATGGTTTGGGCTTTAATGTACAGAAAGTCAAAACAGAACAAAGCAGCCGTGAAAGCTTCGGTCTGGTAGGGATGCGCGAGCGCGTAGAACTTCTAGAAGGAAGAATGGAAATCGAATCAGCAGAGAATCAAGGCACATCAGTTGTAATCCATATTCCAACGAATGTGGATAAGGGAAAGGAGTAATGTAATGGAGAATCAAAGCTCTGGAAAGACATTCATTAAAGTACTTTTAGCGGATGATCATCAGCTTTTTCGTGAAGGACTTAAACGCATTTTGAATATGGAGGACGATATTGAGGTCATCGGTGAATGCGGAGATGGCATTCAGGTTCTTGAGTTCTGTAATGTAACTAAACCGGACATTGTTCTTATGGATATCAATATGCCGATCGAGAACGGCGTGGAAGCCACGCAAAAGCTCCGGGAAATGTTCCCGGACATCAAGGTTATTATTCTATCGATTCATGATGATGAGAGTTATGTATTTGAGACACTGCGTAAAGGGGCCAACGGATATTTGCTGAAAGATATGGAAGCCGAGTCGCTCATTAATGCGATCCGTTCCGTTTGCCAAGGACATGCCTTTATTCATCCCAAAGTAACAGGGAAGCTGATTAACCAGCTTCGCAGAATGACCTATCTGAATGAGACTGGCGCTATGGCCGAGACCGTTGTGAAAGAAGCCGGTGTGAAGTTTGTCGCTGGTGACAATAACCCTCTTACACGGCGGGAAGCAGAAGTCCTTCGGTTAATGGCTGAGGGTAAAAGTAACAAGATGATTGGTGAATATCTGTTCATCAGTGAAAAAACGGTCAAAAACCATGTGAGCAGCATTCTGCAAAAAATGGAAGTAGATGATCGTACACAAGCCGTAATCAACTCCATAAAGTTTGGTTGGGTAACGTTGTAAAACACAACTAGAAACTGTACATATACTGAGGGTTCTTTCAAGCCGAAGGACTGGGCAGTCACCGACCTTTTGTCACCGGCATATATTGTCGGTATACAAGGAGGTGCATCTCCATGGCAGCCCAGTTAATATGGATTATAGTCGTGTATGCTTCAGCGGTCGTTTTTGTAAACCTACTGCACATCCGGGAGAAAATGCGTCAATCCCCAAGATCCGGGGAGTGGATTCATTATATTCTCATTACCCGGAACCATGAGACTGTAATTGAATGGTACGTTCGTGCACTCACTTTGCATTCCTTCCTTACAGGAAAGCGGTTGCGTGTGACCTGTATGGATGATAACTCCGATGACGATACACTACTTCTTGTCATGAAAATGAAGCAGAGTGGATGCTCCCTTGAAGTAGAGGCGCTCGAACACTTGGAAGAGCGGAGTACAGCACAGAGGGACGGTAACCTTGGGTTAGAGCAAGAGATTATTATTGATTTGCGACTATTCGAGGGGCTGTTCCCGCTGCCATTTATTCAGGATCTGGGAAGTAGGGGATACGGATCAAAGCCTGGTGGAATGTAAAAACATATGTAAGCAACGGGTGAAGCACACTCTCCAGTGAAGGAGAAGTGTGCTTTTTTGCGTTGTCGGAAGGTTAGCGGGAAATAGTTCATTAATTTAAAAACAGGCGACGGTTGCCGACTTTACTATACTCGCGTGGGATTAAAATGTTTAGCTAAGGCACTAACCCGCTGATGAATAGTGTATTTTTTACAACATTGTAACAGGAAAGAGTGAAATTCAGTGGCATTGTTGCACTAAATGCAGGAATTTATCCAGATATTACAGTAACACGGACTAAAAGCTGCATTCTGTACAGTAAAGATTGGTTTTAGCGTGGTAACGGTGAATAAAGCTGTATTTTATACAATATTGCTCGAAGCTTCAGCGATCAAATGATTTGAGTAAGTTTGTATTCAAGAAGGAGGACAAGCATGAAAGCAGCTGTGTATGCAGTAAACCCTAAGGGAGTTTGGAGTGTACGTATCTCGCTGGATTTACAGGTAGACATCGAGTGGTGGAACGGGAAGCACAACCAAGGTAAAGAAGATGAGGTTTCCAAAACTGGAGAAATGGTTATTCTGTCAACCTCCATGCCGCTAGGATGGGCGGTAAAGCTGCGCGATAGCTGGGTGCATCCTAACGAAATGCAGCATTGGGGGACTGATTTTTGGGACCGGTATGTAAATGAAATACTTAAAGAAGAACGGGACTTGGAAGGGGAGACGAGGCATGAAAAAACGGTAGTAGCTCCAATAGGGATAAAAAATAATCTTAACGAAATTAACGTAAGGAAGAAAGATCCACTCGGAGTGAATAACGAAGTTTACTTCGAGAGAGGTTCGGCAGATGTTGGAACTGGAGCTTATGAATTATTCGGTTGGGCTAGAGGAGAGGAGTTGGAATATGAGGCTGATATGCTGACAGAGTTGGTAACTGGACGTTCCTTACTGGAAACGGAATGGATGGCACTGCTGAGCGAGCATTATCCGTTGCTGACAAAGCATTGGCGCAGCGCGGTCCAGCTCGCGCATTTGAAGGGGCGGCTGAAGCTAGAAGCCGCCGTTATCACGGAGCCGCCGCGCCCTCAAGCAGCGGCGGCCCGCCGGGGAGACCGCCAGCTGCGTTTCGCTGCTGGCGGTCTGGTGTGGGCAAGCGCCGCGGCCCGGCGCTTGGGCTGGCGCGGCGCTGCTCGCCGCCGCGCGCTCCCGCGCTGCCAGCGCTGCGGCAGCGCCGTAACCGCCCGCACGGCCTGCGCCGCGTGCGGGCTTTCGGCTTGCGCCTATTGCGAGGCCTGCCTCGCACTCGGGCGCAGCCGTGCTTGTGCGCTGCTGCTGCGCAGCGCAGCGCTTCCATCGGCCCTGCTGCGCGGGGCCGTAGCCGACCCCACCGCGGCGGCACGCCGGTGGGGACTTAGCGCGGCGCAGGCGGAGGCCGCCGGCGCTGCGCTGGGCTTCATGGCGGAGCCGCGCAAGCGCTCCGCCGACCCTTGCCCAGAGCGGTTCCTGCTCTGGGCGGTGACGGGAGCCGGGAAGACGGAAATAGTCTTCCCGCTCCTAGAGGCAGTGCTCGCCGCCGGAGGCCGCGCTCTGGTAGCGACACCGCGGCGCGATGTCGTACTGGAGCTGGCGCCGAGGCTCGCAAAGGCTTTCCCGGCGGAGACTCTCGCCGTGTTGTATGGGGGCAGCCCCGACCGGTGGACCGGGGGGCGGCTGGCCTTGGCAACCACACATCAGCTGGTTCGTTTCTATCAGAGTTTCGATCTCGTGATTATTGATGAGCTGGATGCTTACCCGTACCATAATGATCCCATGCTGGCACATGCCGCTGAGCAAGCTTGTAAAAGGGACGGAACCTTCATCTTCCTCTCGGCGACACCACCGAAGGATCTGCAGCAACAAGTAAGAAAAAACCAATTAGCCCACGCCAAAGTTCCTGTCCGCTTCCATGGGCATCCCCTGCCCGTGCCGATACATCTTACTATTCCTTCCCTACTTGACTGCCTAAAGCAGCGTGTTTTACCAAAAAGGCTGCTTCAGGCGCTAAGGAGATCACTGGCGAGGGGTGCACAGGTTTTTATGTTTGTATGTAGAATTGCCCACATCGAGCCGTTGCTCTCTATTCTTCGCCGGAATCTCCCCGGTATTATAATTGCAGGGACATCCTCGCAAGACCCTGCAAGGGCTGATAAAGTGAGCGCCTTCCGCAACCGGGAGATTACATTATTAGTGACTACAACGATTCTGGAACGGGGGGTTACCATTCCGCGAAGTGATGTTTTTATTATGGATGCAGACAGCAGCCTTTTTGATGAGGCTTCTTTGGTTCAGATGGCGGGCCGGGCCGGGCGTTCAAAGGATGACCCTGCGGGTATAGTCATATTTGCGTCTCCCCACTGGAGTCGTCCCCAACGCGGTGCGATTTCCCAGATAAGCTCCATGAATAGAATGGCTAAGCGGAAAGGATACCTGAGGAAGGAGCCTACCCAATGACTTCAACACCTGAATGGCTTAAATTCGTTCTTTCGCTGTTATCTTCCTCTTCTTCAGAGTGCCTAGCCTGCGGGAATCAAGGGAAGGGGTCATCACTTTCACCTGCATTATGTGTGAAGTGTGCGGTGCTCATTCCATGGATTAAGTCTCCACGCTGTCCAAAATGCGGAAGACATGTGGGCTGTCCAGACTGTTCTCGTGGAGGAGAACCTTCACCCCTCCTATGTAACAGGAGCGCAGTGGCTTACAACAGTGTGATGCGTGAATGGTTGGGTCAGTATAAATACCGCGGTAATGAGCGATATGCTCCCATATTAGGGTTAATGCTTGAAAAAGCGTACCAAATGCTAAAAGTACAACATGAAGACGTTGTATATCAAAATACATTCATTCGTCCGCGTTCAGCCTTTCCTTTTCGCCGATCTCCATCCATTGTTTCATGGAAAGCAGACCTGCTAGTTCCTGTTCCGGTAAGTGAGCCGCGTTTGATTGAAAGGGGGTTCAATCAGGCCGAACGGCTTGCAGCCGAGCTGTCTTGGCGGACGGGAATTCCGCTTCTCCCTCTGCTGGTACGTACACATCACACCGATAAGCAAAGCTTCAAGGGCCGTGCGGAGCGCCTAACCAATATGAAGCATGCCTTTGGGCCAAACTCTTCAATATCTGAGGATTATTTCAACTGGTTAATGGGAATTACAGCTTTTCACGATACCAACTACCCACGTCCTGTACGTATTATCATTGTGGATGATATTTATACCACTGGGAGTACGATCAGAGCCTGTGCTGAATCGGTTCGACAGATGACTGAGGCTTGCGGTTTTAGATCTGATATATATAGCCTGACTTGGGCACGTTCCTAAGCGGAAAATATAGTCCCATAGACGAATACTCGACAATCATGTAATCTAGGAGCATAAGATGTCTATTCGCTGTACAATATGTTATGGAAGGAGCGGCTGCTTAAAATGAATCTAGACAATTGTCCAAGGTGCGGCCGGTTGTATCTGAAAAATATTATGGATATGTGCCAGGTCTGTGTTAAGGATCTGGAGCATCAGTATGAAATTTGCGTAAAATATCTCCGTGAGAACAAAGGAACCAACATACAGGAACTGTCTGATGCTACGGATATATCCATAAAGGAAATCACCCGTTTTATTAGAGAAGGGCGGATTTCTATTGCAGGTGCACCGAATATGATGTATCCATGTGAAGTGTGCGGAACTCTCATTAGAGACGGGCATATGTGTGAAAACTGCCGAACTCGATTACGCAAGGATTTCTCAACGGCCATTAAGGAAAGTGCA harbors:
- a CDS encoding TIGR03826 family flagellar region protein, whose protein sequence is MNLDNCPRCGRLYLKNIMDMCQVCVKDLEHQYEICVKYLRENKGTNIQELSDATDISIKEITRFIREGRISIAGAPNMMYPCEVCGTLIRDGHMCENCRTRLRKDFSTAIKESASAKEVKKDNAGAYRAIDKLRD
- a CDS encoding sensor histidine kinase; translated protein: MEFQADAIDRVIKNTIEVMESSKYQIFEILQVARDELAALTRELKRVMEETEETLKKVDKLELNYHRSRIRLTEVSRDFVRYSEKDIRIAYEKATELQLELMMTREREAYLRSRRDELQMRVRSVENSVERAESIGSQMSVVVEYLSGELGQVTRIVESAKNRQMIGLKIILAQEEERKRIAREIHDGPAQMLANLVLRTEIVERMLLKQEFGLVQHEIVDLKGQVRFSLEEMRKVIFNLRPMALDDLGLIPTLRKYVHDYEDKTKIRTAFETRGKEHRLSSAMEAAVFRLVQEALSNAAKHAYPSYVLVEITFQAQLIKIVVKDNGLGFNVQKVKTEQSSRESFGLVGMRERVELLEGRMEIESAENQGTSVVIHIPTNVDKGKE
- a CDS encoding DEAD/DEAH box helicase, with the translated sequence MKAAVYAVNPKGVWSVRISLDLQVDIEWWNGKHNQGKEDEVSKTGEMVILSTSMPLGWAVKLRDSWVHPNEMQHWGTDFWDRYVNEILKEERDLEGETRHEKTVVAPIGIKNNLNEINVRKKDPLGVNNEVYFERGSADVGTGAYELFGWARGEELEYEADMLTELVTGRSLLETEWMALLSEHYPLLTKHWRSAVQLAHLKGRLKLEAAVITEPPRPQAAAARRGDRQLRFAAGGLVWASAAARRLGWRGAARRRALPRCQRCGSAVTARTACAACGLSACAYCEACLALGRSRACALLLRSAALPSALLRGAVADPTAAARRWGLSAAQAEAAGAALGFMAEPRKRSADPCPERFLLWAVTGAGKTEIVFPLLEAVLAAGGRALVATPRRDVVLELAPRLAKAFPAETLAVLYGGSPDRWTGGRLALATTHQLVRFYQSFDLVIIDELDAYPYHNDPMLAHAAEQACKRDGTFIFLSATPPKDLQQQVRKNQLAHAKVPVRFHGHPLPVPIHLTIPSLLDCLKQRVLPKRLLQALRRSLARGAQVFMFVCRIAHIEPLLSILRRNLPGIIIAGTSSQDPARADKVSAFRNREITLLVTTTILERGVTIPRSDVFIMDADSSLFDEASLVQMAGRAGRSKDDPAGIVIFASPHWSRPQRGAISQISSMNRMAKRKGYLRKEPTQ
- a CDS encoding response regulator; this encodes MENQSSGKTFIKVLLADDHQLFREGLKRILNMEDDIEVIGECGDGIQVLEFCNVTKPDIVLMDINMPIENGVEATQKLREMFPDIKVIILSIHDDESYVFETLRKGANGYLLKDMEAESLINAIRSVCQGHAFIHPKVTGKLINQLRRMTYLNETGAMAETVVKEAGVKFVAGDNNPLTRREAEVLRLMAEGKSNKMIGEYLFISEKTVKNHVSSILQKMEVDDRTQAVINSIKFGWVTL
- a CDS encoding ComF family protein, which codes for MAYNSVMREWLGQYKYRGNERYAPILGLMLEKAYQMLKVQHEDVVYQNTFIRPRSAFPFRRSPSIVSWKADLLVPVPVSEPRLIERGFNQAERLAAELSWRTGIPLLPLLVRTHHTDKQSFKGRAERLTNMKHAFGPNSSISEDYFNWLMGITAFHDTNYPRPVRIIIVDDIYTTGSTIRACAESVRQMTEACGFRSDIYSLTWARS